A single genomic interval of Carassius carassius chromosome 24, fCarCar2.1, whole genome shotgun sequence harbors:
- the LOC132102787 gene encoding tyrosine-protein phosphatase non-receptor type 2-like, producing MDQEFENIDSSGQWQNLYNEIRNQSQECPYKVAKFPENRNRNRYRDVSPYDHSRVRLENSENDYINASLITVEEAQRRYILTQGPLRNTCGHFWQMIWEQRCKAVIMLNRVIEKGSEKCAKYWPSEEERDMDFIDTGFTVTLVSEEAKPNYTIRLLELINGKTRETREIYHFHYTTWPDFGVPESPASFLNFLFKVRESGSLGPENGPAVVHCSAGIGRSGTFSLVDTCLVLMDKRKDPFSVDIQKVLIDMREYRMGLIQTPDQLRFSYMAVMEGAKSILEDSAPQVPSMQKQPTEWQEPEAYLVSSSQSSILSSEKLNGQSDSCTEPHDTGREQDGIHSPQEEHTELKTLSLRKRNREERIASTAQKVQHMKLKLSDSEKKKEKWLFWKPILLNVGAGVAVALGLCMCWAFLS from the exons ATGGATCAGGAGTTTGAGAACATCGATTCATCTGGACAGTGGCAAAACCTTTATAAT GAAATCCGTAACCAGTCTCAAGAGTGTCCCTACAAAGTGGCAAAGTTCCCAGAAAATCGCAATAGGAATAGATATAGAGATGTCAGTCCCT ATGATCACAGTCGGGTGAGATTAGAAAATTCAGAGAATGACTACATAAATGCGAGCCTAATTACCGTGGAGGAGGCCCAGAGAAGGTACATATTGACACAG GGCCCACTGAGGAACACTTGTGGTCACTTCTGGCAAATGATTTGGGAGCAACGCTGCAAAGCAGTTATTATGCTTAATAGAGTTATAGAGAAAGGCTCG GAGAAATGTGCAAAGTATTGGCCATCAGAGGAGGAGCGAGACATGGATTTCATTGACACTGGGTTTACGGTGACTCTGGTGTCTGAGGAGGCCAAACCGAATTACACAATCAGACTATTAGAACTTATAAATGGCAAG ACGAGAGAGACCAGAGAGATCTACCATTTTCATTACACAACATGGCCTGATTTTGGCGTACCGGAGTCTCCAGCATCATTCCTCAACTTCCTATTCAAGGTTCGAGAGTCTGGCTCATTGGGGCCAGAGAACGGACCTGCGGTAGTCCACTGCAGTGCAGGAATAGGGAGATCTGGGACTTTCTCATTGGTTGACACCTGTCTTGTATTG atGGACAAGAGGAAAGACCCTTTTTCTGTGGACATACAGAAGGTTTTGATAGATATGAGAGAGTATCGAATGGGCCTTATTCAAACCCCAGATCAGCTTCGATTTTCATATATGGCAGTCATGGAGGGAGCAAAGAGCATCCTGGAAGACTCGGCTCCACAGGTACCAAGCATG CAGAAGCAGCCTACAGAATGGCAGGAACCAGAAGCTTATTTGGTTTCATCTTCACAGAGCTCCATCTTGAGTTCAGAGAAACTCAACGGACAGTCTGACTCTTGTACAGAGCCACATGATACAGGAAGAGAACAAGACGGCATACATTCACCACAGGAAGAGCATACAGAGTTAAAAACATTAAg TCTACGCAAGAGGAACCGCGAGGAGCGGATAGCCAGCACGGCACAGAAGGTGCAGCACATGAAGCTGAAACTAAGCGATTCGGAGAAGAAGAAAGAGAAGTGGCTGTTCTGGAAACCAATTCTCCTGAATGTCGGCGCTGGTGTAGCGGTAGCACTGGGACTCTGTATGTGCTGGGCCTTTCTGTCCTAG
- the LOC132103577 gene encoding sperm acrosome membrane-associated protein 4-like gives MRGAIFTAFVMVMSLFCLGQTLECFRCDLGFWDVCFTTKTNCSDDELCYLGIGKAVSVLDIKVMGCLPMEACNKTKVVEFLPNKTLYTLKPSCCEEDLCNAGPSMQLSLAPLLLVVLLITEMMGVF, from the exons ATGAGAGGAGCTATTTTTACCGCGTTTGTGATGGTgatgtctttgttttgtttgg GACAAACACTGGAGTGCTTTCGGTGTGATCTCGGATTCTGGGATGTGTGTTTCACTACCAAGACAAACTGCAGTGATGATGAATTGTGTTATTTGGGAATTGGTAAAGCAG TTTCCGTCCTGGATATAAAGGTGATGGGGTGTCTTCCCATGGAGGCATGCAACAAGACAAAAGTTGTAGAGTTTCTTCCCAATAAGACCCTGTACACCTTGAAGCCCTCCTGCTGTGAGGAAGACCTCTGCAATGCCGGCCCTTCAATGCAGTTGTCCCTTGCTCCTCTTTTGCTTGTCGTACTTCTCATTACTGAGATGATGGGTGTGTTTTGA
- the LOC132102788 gene encoding nucleoporin SEH1 — protein sequence MFVARSIAADHKDLIHDVSYDFHGRRMATCSSDQSIKVWDKGDNGEWNCTASWKTHSGSVWRVTWAHPEFGQVLASCSFDRTAIVWEEIVGESNDKQRGQSHWIKRTTLVDSRTSVTDVKFAPKHMGLMLTTCSADGVVRIYEAPDVMNLSQWSLQHEISSKLSCSCISWNPSSSRAHSPMIAVGSDDSNVTYGGKVQIYEYNDVTRKYAKAETLMTVTDAVHDIEFAPNLGRSFHVLAIATKDVRIFKLVPLRKDSSSSAPTKFEVQVLAQFDSHNSQVWRVSWNITSTLLASSGDDGCVRLWKANYMDNWKCTGILKGDGSPVSGQPGSLSGSLGSAAAQSALNGATGR from the exons ATGTTTGTCGCGCGCAGCATCGCAGCCGATCATAAAGATCTGATCCACGATGTTTCTTATGACTTTCACGGGCGGAGAATGGCGACGTGCTCCAGCGACCAAAGCATTAAG GTGTGGGATAAGGGAGATAACGGAGAATGGAACTGCACAGCCAGCTGGAAA ACTCACAGTGGCTCAGTTTGGAGAGTGACCTGGGCCCATCCAGAGTTTGGACAGGTGTTGGCGTCCTGCTCCTTTGATCGTACTGCGATTGTATGGGAGGAGATTGTTGGAGAGTCCAATGACAAACAACGAGGACAAAGCCACTGG ATAAAGAGAACCACACTTGTGGACAGTCGGACATCTGTGACTGATGTGAAGTTTGCCCCGAAGCACATGGGCTTGATGCTGACCACATGCTCTGCAGACGGTGTGGTGCGAATCTACGAGGCCCCTGACGTGATGAACCTGAGCCAGTGGTCCCTGCAGCACGAGATCTCATCCAAACTCTCATGCTCCTGCATCTCCTGGAACCCTTCCAG TTCTCGAGCTCATTCACCTATGATTGCAGTGGGTAGTGATGACAGCAATGTGACGTATGGCGGCAAGGTTCAGATATACGAGTACAATGACGTTACAAG GAAATATGCCAAAGCAGAGACACTGATGACCGTTACAGATGCTGTACATGATATTGAATTTGCTCCCAATCTGGGACGGTCTTTCCACGTGCTTGCTATTGCCACCAAAGATGTGCGCATCTTCAAACTGGTTCCACTTCG AAAGGACAGCTCTTCTTCAGCGCCCACTAAATTTGAGGTGCAGGTGCTGGCCCAGTTTGACAGTCATAACTCTCAGGTGTGGCGTGTCAGCTGGAACATCACCAGTACACTTCTGGCTTCCTCTGGTGACGATGGTTGTGTGAGACTCTGGAAAG CAAACTACATGGACAATTGGAAATGCACAGGTATTCTCAAGGGAGATGGTAGTCCAGTGTCTGGTCAGCCTGGTTCTCTGAGCGGCTCTCTGGGTTCTGCTGCTGCACAGAGTGCTTTAAATGGGGCCACTGGACGATAG